A DNA window from Halorubrum sp. DM2 contains the following coding sequences:
- a CDS encoding ABC transporter permease: MSDRSADGLSGWLRGWGPAVSMASRNLRRNRVRTVLAVLGVCIGVLAVAALGIFGNVLALGADDAIGDIGTQVVVSPNADAGVESLSNADVASIRRAVDGAAGGGAAVVPLYSDSATVARQGDQTFATVYGVEEPALAYEAAEGRLPERHRQGAILGAGVAADLGAGAGDTVEIAGSQVRVIAVLVESQTFSPVAPDDAVFLPESAFSADGYAQALVIADSGAQANAAADAIREEVNAREDRVELFELAALVDEINEFFGLLSTFLLGLGAISLVVAGVSILNVMLMSTVERRQEIGVMRAVGIARRDVLRVLLAEAGLIGAVGAAAGTLLTVLLVAGLVLATPAVDAALVLDPTNGYYLLLALGFGVGVGIVSGAYPAWKAANERPVEALRS; this comes from the coding sequence ATGAGCGACCGGAGCGCCGACGGTCTCTCGGGCTGGCTCCGCGGGTGGGGACCCGCGGTGTCGATGGCGTCGCGGAACCTCCGCCGGAACCGGGTGCGGACCGTGCTGGCCGTGTTGGGCGTCTGTATCGGCGTCCTCGCGGTCGCGGCGCTCGGCATCTTCGGGAACGTGCTGGCGCTCGGGGCCGACGACGCCATCGGCGACATCGGGACGCAGGTCGTGGTCTCGCCGAACGCCGACGCCGGCGTCGAGTCGCTGTCGAACGCGGACGTCGCGTCGATCCGGCGCGCGGTCGACGGGGCCGCGGGCGGCGGGGCGGCGGTCGTCCCGCTGTACTCCGACAGCGCCACCGTCGCGCGGCAGGGCGACCAGACGTTCGCGACGGTGTACGGGGTCGAGGAGCCGGCGCTCGCGTACGAGGCCGCGGAGGGGAGGTTGCCCGAGCGCCACCGACAGGGGGCGATCCTCGGCGCGGGGGTCGCCGCGGACCTCGGGGCCGGCGCGGGCGACACCGTCGAAATCGCCGGCTCGCAGGTGCGCGTGATCGCGGTGCTGGTCGAGAGCCAGACGTTCAGCCCGGTCGCGCCCGACGACGCCGTCTTCCTCCCCGAGTCCGCGTTCTCGGCCGACGGCTACGCGCAGGCGCTCGTGATCGCCGACTCGGGCGCACAGGCCAACGCCGCCGCGGACGCCATCCGCGAGGAGGTGAACGCGCGCGAAGACCGGGTAGAGCTGTTCGAACTGGCGGCCCTCGTCGACGAGATCAACGAGTTCTTCGGCCTGCTCTCGACGTTCCTGCTCGGCCTCGGTGCCATCTCGCTCGTCGTCGCCGGCGTTTCCATCCTCAACGTGATGTTGATGAGCACCGTCGAGCGCAGACAGGAGATCGGGGTGATGCGCGCGGTCGGCATCGCCCGCCGCGACGTGTTGCGCGTCCTCCTCGCCGAGGCCGGACTGATCGGCGCGGTCGGAGCCGCGGCCGGCACGCTGCTCACCGTCCTGCTCGTCGCCGGCCTCGTCCTCGCGACGCCCGCCGTCGACGCCGCCCTCGTGCTCGACCCGACGAACGGCTACTACCTCCTTCTGGCGCTCGGCTTCGGCGTCGGCGTCGGGATCGTCAGCGGCGCGTATCCCGCGTGGAAGGCGGCCAACGAGCGCCCGGTCGAGGCGCTTCGGAGCTGA
- a CDS encoding DUF87 domain-containing protein, whose product MSEEEAIHVADVSEGIGGDATAEPGSPVDLPVVDVLTGRSFITGKSGSGKSNTASVVIENLLDNGFPVMIVDTDGEYYGLKEEYEILHAGADDECDIVVSPEHAEKLANLALEQNVPIILDVSGYLEEDTANELLLEVVKQLFAKEKRLKKPFLLVVEECHEYIPEGGGMDETGKMLIKVGKRGRKHGLGIVGISQRPADVKKDFITQCDWLCWHRLTWDNDTKVVGRILGSKYASAVEDLGDGEAFLMTDWDESIRRIQFHRKQTFDAGATPGLDDFERPELKSVSSDLVGELQSISDEQERRESELADLRQEIDKKDQRIQELERELEEARDLSNMADQFAQALLGKAEAPYRGGGGGRPPAEADRLGTTAAGENEADGGVDQSVLKSYDEAVAATEADGETEVDAEVEADAETEANAETAEIADAAADDGESVPDDGDSGPAATDSGAVDPAVEGESGPPDDVDPVTRDDVAESALRFDDAIELGTREAVIEELRSRIESLPELSRGMLRHYRREGASDPVAAHIDAGGDGDSGHAYSRHRPIRRAGLIRHAGRGHYAYAVPELVREAYADRLDETQVDEIVRAVERVFVPPAELSYPPDADPSDVTSPDSAEATRPSCESASDGPTVPENEDAIAAGEMTTDDGDAVAADGDPISDSGRAASDGAVGSDGAVGSDEAEAARDSELSDAARRFAERSER is encoded by the coding sequence ATGAGCGAGGAGGAGGCCATCCACGTCGCGGACGTCAGCGAGGGGATCGGCGGCGACGCGACGGCGGAACCGGGCTCGCCGGTCGATCTCCCGGTCGTCGACGTGCTCACCGGCCGGTCCTTTATCACCGGGAAGAGCGGCTCCGGGAAGAGCAACACCGCGAGCGTCGTCATCGAGAACCTCCTCGACAACGGGTTCCCCGTGATGATCGTCGACACGGACGGGGAGTACTACGGGCTGAAAGAGGAGTACGAGATCCTCCACGCCGGTGCCGACGACGAGTGCGACATCGTCGTCTCGCCGGAACACGCAGAGAAGCTGGCGAACCTCGCCTTAGAGCAGAACGTCCCGATCATTTTGGACGTCTCCGGCTACCTCGAAGAAGACACCGCGAACGAGCTACTCTTAGAAGTCGTCAAACAGCTGTTCGCGAAGGAGAAGCGACTGAAAAAGCCGTTCCTGCTCGTCGTCGAGGAGTGCCACGAGTACATCCCCGAGGGCGGCGGGATGGACGAGACGGGGAAGATGTTGATCAAGGTCGGCAAACGCGGCCGGAAGCACGGCCTCGGCATCGTCGGGATCAGCCAGCGCCCCGCCGACGTGAAAAAGGACTTCATCACCCAGTGCGATTGGCTCTGCTGGCACCGCCTCACGTGGGACAACGACACGAAGGTGGTCGGCCGCATCCTCGGCTCGAAGTACGCCAGCGCGGTCGAGGACCTCGGCGACGGCGAGGCGTTCCTGATGACCGACTGGGACGAGTCGATACGCCGGATCCAGTTCCACCGCAAGCAGACGTTCGACGCGGGCGCGACCCCCGGACTCGACGACTTCGAACGCCCGGAGCTGAAGTCGGTCTCAAGCGATTTGGTCGGCGAACTCCAGTCCATCTCCGACGAGCAGGAGCGCCGCGAGTCCGAACTCGCCGACCTCCGTCAGGAGATCGACAAGAAGGACCAGCGCATCCAGGAACTGGAACGCGAACTGGAGGAGGCCCGCGACCTGAGCAACATGGCCGACCAGTTCGCGCAGGCCCTGCTCGGGAAAGCCGAAGCCCCCTACCGGGGCGGCGGCGGCGGGCGGCCCCCCGCCGAAGCCGACCGCCTCGGAACTACCGCCGCCGGCGAAAACGAGGCCGACGGGGGCGTCGACCAGTCCGTGCTCAAGTCGTACGACGAGGCGGTCGCCGCGACCGAGGCGGACGGTGAGACCGAGGTCGACGCGGAGGTCGAAGCGGACGCGGAGACCGAAGCAAACGCAGAGACCGCGGAGATCGCGGACGCCGCGGCGGACGACGGAGAGTCGGTCCCGGACGACGGCGACTCCGGCCCCGCGGCCACCGATTCCGGGGCCGTCGACCCGGCGGTCGAGGGTGAGTCGGGTCCGCCGGACGACGTCGACCCCGTTACCCGCGACGACGTGGCCGAGAGCGCGCTCCGGTTCGACGACGCGATCGAACTCGGCACCCGCGAGGCCGTCATCGAGGAGCTCCGCTCGCGGATCGAGTCGCTCCCGGAGCTCTCCCGGGGGATGCTCCGTCACTACCGGCGGGAGGGCGCGAGCGACCCCGTGGCCGCCCACATCGACGCCGGCGGCGACGGCGACTCCGGACACGCCTACAGCCGTCACCGACCGATCCGACGCGCGGGACTCATCCGCCACGCCGGCCGCGGCCACTACGCCTACGCGGTCCCGGAGCTCGTCCGCGAGGCGTACGCCGACCGGCTCGACGAGACGCAGGTCGACGAGATCGTCCGCGCCGTCGAGCGCGTCTTCGTCCCGCCCGCCGAGCTGAGCTACCCGCCGGACGCCGACCCGTCCGACGTCACCAGCCCGGACTCTGCGGAGGCGACCCGTCCGTCCTGTGAGAGCGCCTCCGATGGGCCGACCGTCCCCGAGAACGAGGACGCGATTGCGGCCGGCGAAATGACTACCGACGACGGCGACGCGGTTGCGGCCGACGGCGACCCGATATCGGACAGTGGGCGCGCCGCATCGGACGGGGCGGTCGGCTCGGACGGGGCGGTCGGCTCGGACGAGGCCGAGGCGGCCCGCGACTCTGAGTTGAGCGACGCCGCGCGGCGGTTCGCCGAGCGGTCGGAACGCTGA
- a CDS encoding acetamidase/formamidase family protein produces MSREVVSHRDGHVYEFAPEMDPVYEAADGESLTVETVDSLNGAIQTDDDLLDAIPEEVNAATGPIAVAGASPGDLLAVDIEAVRVAEDRGRVLTAPGFGLLRDDPEIDHPATRITEVDRDGAAAAGSDDGGRIEFEGIDVPIEPVIGTIGVATGGETVSTLTPDDHGGNLDTTDVTGGTTVYFPVFQEGAMLAMGDAKAAMADGEMCGTGAEIAVEVDATLSVIEDPPVSLDRPVVDTGDAVKTLASAETVEEAVELANGDMLDLLAHHHGFSRTDAYLFSSLVGGLEISQVVDPQVTARNAVPSEYLSLPF; encoded by the coding sequence ATGTCACGAGAAGTCGTCTCACACCGCGACGGCCACGTCTACGAGTTCGCCCCCGAAATGGACCCAGTCTACGAGGCCGCCGACGGCGAGTCGCTGACGGTCGAGACGGTGGACAGCCTGAACGGGGCGATCCAGACCGACGACGACCTCCTCGACGCGATCCCGGAGGAGGTCAACGCGGCGACCGGGCCGATCGCGGTGGCGGGCGCGAGTCCGGGCGACCTCCTCGCGGTCGACATCGAGGCCGTGCGCGTCGCGGAGGACCGCGGTCGAGTGCTTACGGCACCCGGATTCGGCCTGCTTCGGGACGACCCGGAGATCGACCATCCCGCGACGCGGATCACCGAGGTCGACCGCGACGGCGCGGCAGCCGCCGGAAGCGATGACGGCGGACGGATCGAGTTCGAGGGGATCGACGTGCCGATCGAGCCGGTGATCGGAACGATCGGCGTCGCGACGGGCGGGGAGACGGTCTCGACGCTCACGCCCGACGACCACGGCGGGAACCTCGACACGACCGACGTGACCGGCGGGACGACGGTCTACTTCCCCGTCTTTCAGGAGGGCGCAATGCTAGCGATGGGGGACGCGAAGGCCGCGATGGCCGACGGCGAGATGTGCGGGACCGGCGCGGAGATCGCGGTCGAGGTCGACGCGACGCTCTCCGTGATCGAGGACCCGCCCGTCTCGCTGGACCGGCCGGTCGTCGACACCGGCGACGCCGTGAAGACCCTCGCCAGCGCCGAGACGGTGGAAGAGGCCGTCGAACTGGCGAACGGCGACATGCTGGATCTGCTGGCGCACCACCACGGCTTCTCGCGCACCGACGCGTACCTCTTTTCGAGCCTCGTCGGCGGACTGGAGATCAGTCAGGTGGTCGATCCGCAGGTGACGGCGCGGAACGCGGTCCCGAGCGAGTACCTCTCGCTGCCGTTCTGA
- a CDS encoding CARDB domain-containing protein: MTLTHTRTSAALLAALTILSAVGGAFAVGGAAAVPDARITVGAVGVTPSDPAVGERTALNVTVSNSGGSDAAANVTEVRVRDADGDVLDSASGVGALSAGDSLDATLWTTFEEPGEKRLTVEAVANQSTTGEFVTVSRDTVIEVRPTEVSLDLRTRALDPEDLQSDDGSESPTADLGVGGIQGIFGGGGGLDANDGAQSEESPPVADSPVEVTVVNTGTTTADRVSLRAVGTAVESGDGEAADDGGDAGDDVSAEETVSVGPFVVEDVAPGEERRVIVDLGPLDRRSAVTVSAAFRADTDARDDRGADRTAESTVTYPVREATPTVTDATVREGADGAVVIDANLGNVGDGEMTGAVVSVGDAPGVEPTPAGGEYFVGSLSGSDFVGFELETTTNASVAEEIPIRVAYTERGVRYTETLTVAAPEPDDESDGGGTLGRIGVGGVGSAGTLASALALVGLAGAVGFAVRSGRVGGSRGRRRDGRDGSAP, encoded by the coding sequence CTGACATTGACGCACACACGAACTTCAGCCGCGCTGCTGGCCGCGCTGACGATTCTGTCGGCCGTCGGCGGGGCGTTCGCGGTCGGCGGGGCGGCGGCGGTACCGGACGCGCGGATCACCGTCGGGGCGGTCGGGGTCACCCCGAGCGATCCGGCCGTCGGCGAGCGGACGGCGCTGAACGTCACCGTCTCGAACTCCGGCGGCAGCGACGCGGCGGCGAACGTGACCGAAGTCCGCGTCCGCGACGCCGACGGCGACGTGCTCGACAGCGCCAGCGGCGTCGGCGCGCTCTCGGCGGGCGACTCGCTCGACGCGACGCTGTGGACGACGTTCGAGGAGCCGGGCGAGAAGCGGCTCACCGTCGAGGCCGTCGCGAACCAGTCGACGACCGGCGAGTTCGTCACCGTTAGCCGCGACACGGTGATCGAGGTGCGGCCGACGGAGGTGTCGCTCGACCTGCGGACCCGCGCGCTCGACCCCGAGGACCTCCAGAGCGACGACGGCAGCGAGAGCCCGACAGCCGACCTCGGTGTCGGCGGCATTCAGGGCATCTTCGGGGGCGGTGGCGGACTCGACGCCAACGACGGGGCACAGAGCGAGGAGTCGCCGCCGGTCGCCGACTCGCCCGTCGAGGTGACCGTCGTCAACACCGGCACGACGACGGCCGACCGCGTCAGCCTCCGGGCCGTCGGGACCGCGGTCGAGAGCGGCGACGGCGAGGCGGCTGACGACGGCGGGGACGCGGGCGACGACGTGAGCGCCGAAGAGACGGTCTCCGTCGGCCCGTTCGTCGTCGAGGACGTGGCTCCCGGCGAGGAGCGCCGGGTGATCGTCGACCTCGGGCCGCTCGACCGCCGCTCGGCGGTGACGGTCTCCGCGGCGTTCCGGGCCGACACGGACGCGCGCGACGACCGCGGGGCGGACCGCACCGCGGAGTCGACGGTGACGTATCCGGTCCGCGAGGCGACGCCGACCGTGACCGACGCGACGGTCCGCGAGGGCGCGGACGGCGCGGTCGTCATCGACGCCAACCTCGGAAACGTCGGCGACGGGGAGATGACAGGCGCGGTCGTCTCCGTCGGCGACGCGCCCGGCGTCGAGCCGACCCCCGCCGGCGGCGAGTACTTCGTCGGGTCGCTCTCGGGCAGCGACTTCGTCGGCTTCGAACTCGAAACGACGACGAACGCCTCCGTGGCGGAGGAGATCCCGATCCGCGTCGCCTACACCGAGCGCGGCGTCCGGTACACGGAGACGCTGACGGTGGCGGCCCCCGAACCGGACGACGAGAGCGACGGCGGCGGGACGCTCGGCCGGATCGGCGTCGGCGGAGTCGGGTCGGCGGGCACGCTCGCGAGCGCGCTCGCGCTCGTCGGTCTCGCCGGCGCGGTCGGCTTCGCGGTCAGGAGCGGGCGCGTCGGCGGGTCGAGGGGTCGGCGACGCGACGGACGCGACGGGTCGGCACCGTGA
- a CDS encoding DUF5518 domain-containing protein produces MDTENTLLNAVIGAVASVLLSFTGLGPLLGGAVAGYLSSDGTAESDDGLRVGALSGAIASIPIVVILLLVLVLLPFLGFFAIPLEVGLTIGVIAVLTVISVIGGVAYSVVLGALGGLLGVYLKEEL; encoded by the coding sequence ATGGACACCGAGAACACCCTCCTCAACGCGGTTATCGGCGCGGTCGCATCGGTCCTGCTCTCGTTTACGGGTCTCGGACCGCTCCTCGGCGGCGCTGTCGCCGGGTATCTGAGTAGCGACGGGACGGCCGAGAGCGACGACGGCCTTCGGGTCGGCGCGCTCTCCGGCGCGATCGCGTCGATTCCGATCGTCGTCATCTTGCTGCTCGTGCTGGTACTCCTCCCGTTTCTCGGGTTCTTCGCGATCCCGCTCGAAGTCGGTCTCACAATCGGCGTGATCGCCGTCCTCACAGTGATCTCTGTGATAGGCGGCGTCGCCTACTCCGTGGTTTTGGGCGCGCTCGGCGGCCTGCTCGGGGTGTATCTGAAGGAAGAACTGTAG
- a CDS encoding ABC transporter ATP-binding protein — MAVDGDAVDDDAAVDGDAVDDYGVALRGVVKRYPSGGGEPVVALDDVDFAVRPGEFVAVVGPSGSGKSTLLNVLGLLDDPTAGRRLLDGTDVTNLSAAERTRARKESIGFVFQDFHLLPTLTAVENVAMPTAFDPGDASDRAADLLSRFGLGDRLDHEPSELSGGQKQRVAIARALINEPSVLLADEPTGNLDTETGESILAEFERVKREGVAVVAVTHDPLVEEYADRVVDLTDGVMTGGLPDDSPVARGER, encoded by the coding sequence GTGGCGGTAGACGGCGACGCGGTCGACGACGACGCGGCGGTAGACGGCGACGCGGTCGACGACTACGGTGTCGCGCTTCGCGGCGTCGTCAAGCGCTACCCGAGCGGCGGCGGCGAGCCGGTCGTCGCGCTCGACGACGTCGACTTCGCGGTCCGCCCCGGCGAGTTCGTCGCGGTGGTCGGTCCCAGCGGGTCCGGGAAGTCGACGCTGTTGAACGTCCTCGGGCTGCTCGACGACCCCACCGCGGGCCGCCGCCTGCTCGACGGCACCGACGTGACGAACCTCTCGGCGGCCGAGCGCACCCGGGCGCGGAAGGAGTCGATCGGGTTCGTCTTCCAGGACTTCCACCTGTTGCCGACCCTGACCGCCGTCGAGAACGTCGCGATGCCGACCGCGTTCGACCCCGGCGATGCGAGCGACCGGGCCGCGGACCTCCTCTCGCGGTTCGGGCTCGGGGACCGGCTCGACCACGAGCCGAGCGAGCTCTCCGGCGGCCAGAAGCAGCGCGTCGCCATCGCCCGCGCGCTCATCAACGAGCCGTCGGTGTTGCTCGCGGACGAGCCGACGGGGAACCTCGACACGGAGACCGGCGAGTCGATCCTCGCCGAGTTCGAGCGTGTGAAACGGGAGGGCGTCGCCGTCGTCGCCGTCACGCACGACCCGCTCGTCGAGGAGTACGCCGACCGCGTCGTCGATCTCACCGACGGGGTGATGACCGGCGGGCTGCCCGACGACTCCCCCGTCGCCCGAGGTGAGCGATGA
- a CDS encoding tryptophan--tRNA ligase, which yields MNENTPEGEPPSASAPRTDGGTERADEPAEDVALDPWGSASVGDYADLFEEFGIEAFDEVGDDVPDPHYLMRRGVIFGHREYDAVAEAMANDEPFAALSGFMPTGDPHIGHKLVFDEIIWHQEQGGDAFGLIADLEAHSARGMSWSEIDEHARNYLLSLLALGFDAEEGEIYRQSDNRTVQDLGFELGSKANFSEFEAIYGFDGETNISHMQSVITQTADILYPQLVDEPKPTVIPVGPDQDPHVRLTRDLATRVRYFKVTEAFASFELDDDERRLVRAAYDALAADADSSETDVRCEDAADWLADYEPPESDRESVDLAAAKASALDKLEAGGKEPLRPRVRFFDRNATDEAFEALIEAVESEKRVFEGHVDAFDLTRGEAESVAREVEIDHDGFGFRQPSSIYHRFMTGLTGGKMSSSIPASHISLLDDPEDGYDKVRSATTGGRDTADEQRELGGEADECPVYELYAYLLAGDDDELTKTVYSECVNGERLCGGCKEQAAELMREFLEDHQEKREEAEELLDDLDIDLDSDRRGTGGEH from the coding sequence ATGAACGAGAACACCCCCGAAGGGGAGCCGCCGTCGGCGAGCGCTCCCCGGACGGACGGCGGGACCGAGCGCGCCGACGAGCCGGCCGAGGACGTCGCGCTCGACCCGTGGGGGTCGGCGTCGGTCGGCGACTACGCGGACCTCTTCGAGGAGTTCGGCATCGAGGCGTTCGACGAAGTCGGCGACGACGTGCCCGACCCGCACTACCTGATGCGCCGCGGCGTCATCTTCGGGCACCGCGAGTACGACGCGGTCGCCGAGGCGATGGCGAACGACGAGCCGTTCGCGGCGCTGTCGGGGTTCATGCCCACCGGTGACCCGCACATCGGCCACAAGCTCGTGTTCGACGAGATCATCTGGCATCAGGAGCAGGGCGGCGACGCGTTCGGGCTCATCGCCGACCTCGAAGCGCACTCGGCGCGCGGGATGTCGTGGTCGGAGATCGACGAACACGCCCGCAACTACCTCCTCTCCCTCCTCGCGCTCGGCTTCGACGCGGAAGAGGGAGAGATCTACCGCCAGTCCGACAACCGGACGGTACAGGATCTGGGGTTCGAACTCGGCTCGAAGGCGAACTTCTCCGAGTTCGAGGCCATCTACGGGTTCGACGGCGAGACCAACATCTCGCACATGCAGAGCGTGATCACCCAGACCGCGGACATCCTCTACCCGCAGCTCGTCGACGAGCCGAAGCCGACGGTGATCCCGGTCGGTCCCGATCAGGACCCCCACGTCCGGCTCACGCGCGACCTGGCGACCCGGGTGCGCTACTTCAAGGTGACCGAGGCGTTCGCCTCCTTCGAGCTGGACGACGACGAGCGGCGGCTGGTGCGGGCCGCCTACGACGCGCTCGCCGCCGATGCGGACAGTTCAGAGACCGACGTGCGCTGCGAGGACGCCGCCGACTGGCTCGCCGACTACGAGCCGCCCGAGAGCGACCGCGAGAGCGTGGACCTCGCGGCCGCGAAGGCGTCCGCGCTCGACAAGCTCGAAGCCGGCGGGAAAGAGCCGCTCCGCCCCCGCGTTCGCTTCTTCGACCGCAACGCCACCGACGAGGCGTTCGAGGCGCTGATCGAGGCCGTGGAGAGCGAAAAACGCGTGTTCGAGGGCCACGTCGACGCCTTCGACCTCACCCGCGGCGAGGCCGAGTCGGTCGCCCGCGAGGTCGAGATCGACCACGACGGGTTCGGCTTCCGGCAGCCCTCCTCGATCTACCACCGCTTCATGACCGGCCTGACGGGCGGGAAGATGTCCTCGTCGATCCCGGCGAGTCACATCTCGCTGCTCGACGACCCCGAGGACGGCTACGACAAGGTGCGCTCGGCCACGACGGGCGGGCGCGACACGGCCGACGAGCAGCGCGAACTCGGCGGCGAGGCCGACGAGTGCCCCGTCTACGAGCTGTACGCTTACCTCCTCGCCGGCGACGACGACGAGCTGACCAAGACCGTCTACTCCGAGTGCGTCAACGGCGAGCGGCTCTGTGGCGGCTGTAAGGAGCAGGCCGCCGAACTCATGCGCGAGTTCCTCGAAGACCATCAGGAGAAGCGCGAGGAGGCCGAGGAGCTGCTCGACGACCTCGACATCGATTTGGACTCCGACCGGCGCGGCACCGGCGGAGAGCACTGA
- the psmA gene encoding archaeal proteasome endopeptidase complex subunit alpha: MMGGNDQQAYDRGTSLFSPDGRIYQVEYAREAVSRGAPSVGVRTTDGVVFVAMSRPSSSLMEAESIEKLHKLDDHLGTASAGHVADARQLIDLARRQSQGNRLRYGEPVGVETLTKFVTDHIQENTQRGGTRPYGAALLIGGIDDGEPRLFAADPSGTPNEWKATVIGGGRQDIQGHLEDEWRDDLSLEDGIELAVAALAAHDDDFEPSDLAVATVTEADGFRTVPVDEIETAFEAAGLGGDDEDDEGTEADAESDADAGDADEEDADGSDE; this comes from the coding sequence ATGATGGGCGGTAACGATCAGCAGGCGTACGACCGCGGTACGTCGCTGTTCTCGCCGGACGGCCGGATCTATCAGGTGGAGTACGCCCGCGAGGCGGTCTCTCGGGGCGCGCCGAGCGTCGGCGTCCGGACGACGGACGGCGTCGTCTTCGTCGCGATGTCCCGGCCCTCCTCGTCGCTGATGGAGGCGGAGAGCATCGAGAAGCTCCACAAGCTCGACGACCACCTCGGCACCGCGAGCGCGGGCCACGTCGCCGACGCCCGACAGCTGATTGACCTCGCGCGCCGCCAGTCGCAGGGGAACCGCCTGCGCTACGGCGAGCCGGTCGGCGTCGAGACGCTGACGAAGTTCGTCACCGACCACATCCAAGAGAACACCCAACGCGGCGGCACGCGGCCGTACGGCGCGGCCCTCCTCATCGGCGGCATCGACGACGGCGAGCCGCGCCTGTTCGCGGCCGACCCCTCGGGGACGCCCAACGAGTGGAAGGCGACCGTCATCGGCGGCGGCCGACAGGACATCCAGGGCCACCTCGAAGACGAGTGGCGCGACGACCTCTCCTTGGAGGACGGCATCGAACTCGCCGTCGCGGCGCTGGCCGCCCACGACGACGACTTCGAGCCGTCGGACCTCGCCGTCGCGACCGTGACGGAGGCCGACGGCTTCCGCACGGTCCCGGTCGACGAGATCGAGACCGCCTTCGAGGCCGCCGGACTCGGCGGTGACGACGAGGACGACGAAGGGACCGAGGCAGACGCCGAAAGCGACGCGGATGCGGGCGACGCGGACGAGGAAGACGCGGACGGGAGCGACGAGTAA
- a CDS encoding TOBE domain-containing protein, whose product MDETSDRGPAAAAAGRGRAALIEDGVEFDGRDAALLRAVDAAGSVAGAASELGRSRARALSRIETLEGAYGTLVERRRGGEGGGGSRLAAPGRRLLDRYDRLQAVLAATAAVPETVLDGTVVAVDGEIGVVDTAVGELSGFHGGGADAGGDGAAVGDAVQVRIGADAVTVNDADNAVDPDATSARNCLAGRVRAIEPGETVSTVRIAVHEAVVNDSDEATDGVELAALITAESIRRLGLAPGDPVSIRWKATATRLVPQTE is encoded by the coding sequence ATGGACGAGACGAGCGACCGCGGTCCGGCCGCCGCCGCCGCGGGCCGCGGCCGCGCCGCGCTCATCGAGGACGGCGTCGAGTTCGACGGCCGGGACGCGGCCCTGCTCCGCGCGGTCGACGCGGCGGGATCGGTCGCGGGCGCGGCCTCGGAGCTCGGTCGCTCCCGCGCCCGCGCCCTCTCGCGGATCGAGACGCTGGAGGGGGCCTACGGGACCCTCGTCGAGCGGCGGCGCGGCGGCGAGGGCGGCGGCGGGAGCCGACTCGCCGCCCCGGGACGCCGCCTCCTCGACCGCTACGACCGGCTTCAGGCCGTCCTCGCGGCGACCGCGGCGGTCCCGGAGACGGTCCTCGACGGCACCGTGGTCGCCGTCGACGGCGAGATCGGGGTCGTCGACACCGCGGTCGGCGAGCTGTCGGGATTTCATGGCGGCGGTGCGGACGCCGGGGGCGACGGGGCGGCGGTCGGCGACGCGGTCCAGGTTCGGATCGGTGCCGACGCCGTCACGGTCAACGACGCGGACAACGCGGTCGACCCCGACGCGACGAGCGCCCGGAACTGCCTCGCCGGGCGAGTTCGAGCTATCGAACCGGGCGAGACGGTGTCGACGGTTCGGATCGCGGTCCATGAGGCCGTCGTCAACGACAGCGACGAGGCGACCGACGGCGTCGAGCTGGCCGCGCTGATCACCGCCGAGAGCATCCGGCGGCTCGGTCTCGCCCCCGGCGATCCGGTCTCGATCCGGTGGAAGGCGACCGCGACCCGGCTGGTTCCGCAGACGGAGTGA